From one Streptomyces sp. ICC1 genomic stretch:
- the gap gene encoding type I glyceraldehyde-3-phosphate dehydrogenase, with product MTRIAINGFGRIGRNVLRALLERDSDLEIVAVNDLSEPTTLARLLAYDTTSGRLGRPVSVDGDVLVVDGRRIKVLAEREPAQLPWAELGVDIVLEATGRFTSAKAARAHIDAGAKKVLVSAPADGADITLAFGVNSDKYDPALHTIVSNASCTTNALAPLAAVLDELAGIEHGFMTTVHAYTQEQNLQDGPHRDPRRARAAAVNIVPTTTGAAKAIGLVLPNLEGKLSGDSIRVPVPVGSIVELNTTVARDVTREDVLEAYRKAAQGPLAGVLEYSDDPLVSSDITGNPASSIFDSELTRVEGRHIKVVAWYDNEWGFSNRVIDTLQLLATR from the coding sequence ATGACTCGTATCGCCATCAACGGATTCGGCCGCATCGGACGCAACGTGCTGCGCGCGCTGCTCGAACGCGACAGCGACCTCGAGATCGTCGCGGTCAACGACCTCAGCGAGCCGACCACCCTCGCGCGCCTGCTCGCGTACGACACGACGTCCGGCCGGCTCGGCCGTCCGGTGAGCGTGGACGGCGACGTCCTCGTCGTCGACGGCCGCCGCATCAAGGTGCTCGCCGAGCGCGAGCCGGCGCAGCTGCCCTGGGCCGAGCTCGGTGTCGACATCGTGCTCGAGGCGACCGGCCGCTTCACCTCGGCGAAGGCCGCCCGCGCGCACATCGACGCGGGTGCCAAGAAGGTACTGGTCAGCGCGCCGGCGGACGGCGCGGACATCACGCTCGCGTTCGGCGTGAACAGCGACAAGTACGACCCGGCCCTGCACACGATCGTTTCGAACGCCTCGTGCACGACCAACGCGCTCGCCCCGCTGGCCGCGGTGCTGGACGAGCTCGCGGGCATCGAGCACGGCTTCATGACGACGGTGCACGCCTACACGCAGGAGCAGAACCTGCAGGACGGTCCGCACCGCGACCCCCGGCGCGCCCGCGCCGCCGCCGTGAACATCGTGCCGACCACGACCGGCGCCGCCAAGGCGATCGGCCTCGTGCTGCCGAACCTCGAGGGGAAGCTCTCGGGCGACTCGATCCGCGTACCGGTTCCGGTGGGGTCGATCGTCGAGCTCAACACCACCGTCGCCCGCGACGTGACGCGCGAGGACGTGCTGGAGGCGTACCGCAAGGCGGCGCAGGGTCCGCTCGCCGGCGTGCTCGAGTACTCGGACGACCCGCTCGTGTCGTCCGACATCACGGGCAACCCCGCCTCGTCGATCTTCGACTCCGAGCTCACCCGCGTCGAGGGCCGCCACATCAAGGTGGTCGCCTGGTACGACAACGAGTGGGGCTTCTCGAACCGCGTGATCGACACGCTCCAGCTCCTCGCCACCCGCTGA
- a CDS encoding helix-turn-helix domain-containing protein: MPISRPHHVAVLVLEGAKPLDVGIPAQVFTTRASMPYEVRVCGAEPGLVTGGDGLSYSVAHGLDALEWADTVFVPGYRFPDRDDPPPAVVDALVAAHDRGARLAAISTGAFALAATGLLDGRRATTHWHYTRALAAKWPLIRVDENVLFVDEGSVLTSAGAASGIDLCLHVLRTDLGVAASNHTARRLVAAPYRSGGQAQYVPRSVPEPLGERFAATREWALHRLGEPLTLEVLARHAAVSPRTFSRRFAEDTGYTPMQWVMRARIDVARELLERSERSVEQIAADVGLGTGSNLRLHFQHILRTTPSEYRRTFARGE, translated from the coding sequence GTGCCGATCTCCCGCCCCCACCACGTCGCCGTCCTCGTCCTCGAGGGCGCGAAACCCCTCGACGTCGGCATCCCCGCGCAGGTTTTCACGACCCGCGCGAGCATGCCGTACGAGGTACGGGTGTGCGGCGCCGAGCCCGGACTCGTGACCGGTGGTGACGGACTGTCGTACTCCGTCGCCCACGGCCTCGACGCCCTCGAATGGGCCGACACCGTCTTCGTCCCCGGCTACCGGTTCCCGGACCGAGACGACCCGCCGCCCGCCGTCGTCGACGCGCTGGTCGCCGCCCACGACCGGGGTGCGCGGCTCGCGGCCATCTCCACGGGAGCCTTCGCGCTCGCCGCCACCGGCCTGCTCGACGGCAGGCGCGCCACGACGCACTGGCACTACACGCGGGCGCTCGCGGCGAAGTGGCCGCTGATCAGGGTCGACGAGAACGTCCTGTTCGTCGACGAGGGCAGCGTGCTGACATCGGCCGGCGCCGCCTCGGGCATCGACCTGTGCCTGCACGTCCTGCGCACCGACCTCGGCGTGGCCGCGTCGAACCACACGGCCCGGCGGCTGGTCGCGGCCCCCTACCGCAGCGGCGGCCAGGCGCAGTACGTGCCGCGCAGTGTGCCCGAGCCGCTCGGCGAGCGGTTCGCCGCCACCCGCGAATGGGCGCTGCACCGGCTCGGCGAACCCCTGACCCTGGAGGTGCTCGCCCGGCACGCGGCGGTGTCGCCGCGCACGTTCTCGCGGCGCTTCGCCGAGGACACCGGGTACACACCGATGCAGTGGGTGATGCGCGCCCGCATCGACGTGGCCCGCGAGCTGCTGGAGCGTTCGGAGCGGAGCGTCGAGCAGATCGCCGCGGACGTCGGCCTCGGCACCGGCTCGAACCTGCGGCTCCACTTCCAGCACATCCTGCGCACCACGCCGAGCGAGTACCGGCGCACCTTCGCCCGGGGCGAGTGA
- a CDS encoding chaplin yields the protein MPTGSITRMGLRRCFRYGFNTRGLLRKAGKLMRHSRRNGLIAAVVAGGGLAVAGVGGLAHADAEAGGRAERSPGVLSGNLVQLPVHTPVNVCGNTVSVVGLLNSAAGNRCANGTPGGSRSGHPGSRPSHPSPDQGSRSSHPSKPGAGNGAGSGGGAVAQGRGKDSPGLLSGNGLQLPVEVPVNISGNAVSVVGVGNPSTGNTSVNGGTPGEEPVLPPVTVRPVTPPAPLAPPRGPAALAHTGADGVGYLLPGGGALLLGGVLLYRRFRLN from the coding sequence ATGCCTACCGGCTCTATAACCCGAATGGGGTTACGGCGTTGTTTCCGGTACGGGTTCAACACCCGTGGACTCCTCCGGAAGGCAGGAAAACTGATGCGTCACAGTCGTCGGAATGGCTTGATCGCGGCGGTGGTTGCGGGGGGTGGACTGGCGGTCGCGGGAGTGGGCGGCCTCGCTCACGCCGACGCGGAAGCGGGCGGACGGGCCGAGCGCTCGCCGGGGGTGCTGTCGGGGAACCTGGTGCAACTGCCGGTGCACACCCCGGTCAACGTGTGCGGGAACACCGTGAGCGTCGTCGGCCTGCTCAACTCGGCCGCCGGGAACCGGTGCGCCAACGGGACGCCGGGCGGCAGCCGTTCCGGACATCCCGGATCGCGGCCCTCGCATCCGTCCCCCGATCAGGGGTCCCGGTCCTCGCACCCCTCGAAACCCGGCGCCGGAAACGGTGCGGGGAGCGGCGGGGGAGCGGTGGCGCAGGGGCGCGGAAAGGATTCTCCGGGGCTGCTGTCCGGCAACGGGCTCCAGCTCCCGGTAGAGGTTCCGGTGAACATCAGCGGAAACGCGGTGAGCGTCGTCGGCGTGGGCAACCCCTCCACGGGCAACACCTCCGTCAACGGCGGAACCCCCGGCGAGGAGCCCGTCCTGCCGCCCGTCACCGTGCGGCCCGTCACCCCGCCGGCGCCGCTGGCTCCGCCGCGGGGTCCCGCGGCGCTCGCCCACACCGGGGCCGACGGCGTCGGCTACCTGCTGCCCGGCGGCGGAGCCCTGCTGCTCGGCGGCGTGCTGCTCTACCGCCGCTTCCGGCTCAACTAG
- a CDS encoding SWIM zinc finger family protein, producing MITARDDRRRTFETVPPGSEAVSWWGRAWVSALETVARDGARLARGRTYAAEGHVDAVTITPGRIVAYVRGSRPRPYRTELSLPAFGDAEWRELLEAVAADPTALAALLEREVPESLAETVLPGAGELVAQCSCPDVARPPCKHAAALCYRAARLLDGDPFVLLLLRGRGERELLEELTRRNAAHAAREQPDTTPDFPGVPAREALARTVLPPLPAPVAAPGVAGVPPAYPTDPAAPDPLALDQLAGDAAARALALLTTGEDPMAGLTRWQDAVRLASAHHTAGLTGAARALYRDLARATGRSTTDLARGAAAWRQGGLPALLVLEEPWDPPAGPFDRARPALLAAARGPFRPERNRLTSRIHQLRLGRDGLWYAYESGPDTADWWPKGRPSPDPITALLG from the coding sequence GTGATCACCGCGCGGGACGACCGCCGCCGTACCTTCGAAACCGTGCCGCCCGGCTCGGAGGCCGTCAGCTGGTGGGGCCGGGCCTGGGTGTCGGCGCTCGAAACGGTCGCCCGCGACGGAGCCCGGCTGGCCCGCGGGCGGACGTATGCGGCCGAGGGCCACGTCGACGCCGTCACGATCACACCGGGCCGGATCGTGGCCTACGTACGGGGCAGCCGGCCGCGCCCGTACCGCACCGAGCTGTCCCTGCCCGCCTTCGGGGACGCCGAGTGGCGCGAGCTCCTGGAGGCCGTGGCCGCCGATCCGACGGCGCTGGCGGCGCTGCTGGAGCGCGAGGTGCCGGAGTCGCTCGCGGAGACGGTCCTGCCCGGCGCGGGCGAGCTCGTGGCGCAGTGCTCCTGCCCGGACGTCGCCCGCCCGCCGTGCAAGCACGCCGCCGCCCTCTGCTACCGCGCGGCCCGCCTCCTGGACGGCGACCCCTTCGTCCTGCTGCTCCTGCGGGGGCGCGGGGAGCGCGAGCTGCTGGAGGAGCTCACCCGCCGCAACGCCGCCCATGCCGCGCGCGAACAGCCCGACACCACGCCGGACTTCCCCGGTGTGCCGGCCCGCGAAGCGCTCGCCCGTACCGTCCTGCCGCCGCTGCCCGCCCCGGTCGCGGCGCCCGGTGTCGCCGGCGTGCCGCCCGCCTATCCGACCGATCCGGCCGCCCCGGACCCGCTCGCCCTGGACCAGCTCGCCGGGGACGCGGCCGCCCGGGCCCTGGCCCTGCTGACCACCGGCGAGGATCCGATGGCCGGGCTGACCCGCTGGCAGGACGCCGTCCGGCTGGCCTCGGCGCACCACACGGCCGGGCTCACCGGGGCGGCCCGCGCCCTCTACCGGGACCTGGCCCGCGCCACGGGCCGCAGCACGACCGACCTCGCCCGGGGCGCGGCCGCCTGGCGGCAGGGAGGCCTGCCCGCCCTGCTCGTCCTCGAGGAGCCGTGGGACCCGCCGGCCGGCCCGTTCGACCGGGCCCGGCCCGCTCTCCTCGCCGCCGCCCGGGGCCCCTTCCGCCCCGAGCGCAACCGCCTCACGTCCCGGATCCACCAGCTCCGCCTCGGCCGTGACGGCCTCTGGTACGCCTACGAGTCCGGCCCGGACACCGCCGACTGGTGGCCCAAGGGCCGGCCCTCACCGGACCCGATCACGGCCCTGCTGGGGTGA
- a CDS encoding DEAD/DEAH box helicase, with the protein MTQGHAPAAPSALLRHAAVFLPAAVPRESRIAFWAPDGDPLPAAGEGEGGHVAAPGPLTVVRPHGEGVRSRTVPALTLTVTAALPLLVRAVRSPAAHPAARAWGTAAVQALGLVARGRLLPGLTPEGIDAWRAGPLDAGDVEHLRAVAAALPHEGYATPLAGRRPLQLPEPAALVRAFLDAVADSLPRTPAAPFAAGRPFAAREPQHVPGMRDWVAQVASGADTGVGISLRLDLSSFRLFDAEEEDGAGQGEEMRRAGAAVVQVHSLADPTLVTDASMLWAGAAAAGFGPRARIDAVLALRRAARVWPPLLRLLDQPVPDVLALSDPELEDLLGRAATRLAEAGVPVHWPRDLARTLTATAAVRSTAPGSATDGTAFFDADHLFAFSWELALGGDRLTPGEMDALAQAHRPVVRLRDQWVRVDPELVRKARKRELGLLDPVDALAAVLSGTTEIEGEPVAAVPVGALAALRDRLTAELAPLPQPAGLKATLRDYQARGLAWLDLMTSLGLGGCLADDMGLGKTVTLIALHLHRDRPEPTLVVCPASLLGNWQREIERFAPGTPVRRFHGAGRSLEGLEGGFVLTTYGTMRAGAARLAEQSWGMVVADEAQHVKNPHSATAKALRTIPSPARVALTGTPVENNLSELWALLDWTTPGLLGPLTAFRARHARPVEHQTEEDGGNDAAVARLAALVRPFLLRRKKSDPGIAPELPPKTETDHPVSLTREQVSLYQAAVDEAMAVIGASEGIERRGMIMKLLASLKQICNHPAQYLKEEEPRIAHRSGKLALLDELLDTILAEGGSVLVFTQYVTMARIIERHLTARGISHQLLHGGTPVARREELVDRFQAGESPVFLLSLKAAGTGLNLTRAGHVIHYDRWWNPAVEEQATDRAYRIGQTQPVQVHRIIAEGTVEDRIAEMLEAKRALADAVLGSGEAALTELTDRELADLVSLRRPA; encoded by the coding sequence ATGACGCAGGGGCACGCACCGGCGGCGCCGTCCGCGCTGCTGCGCCATGCCGCCGTGTTCCTGCCCGCCGCCGTTCCCCGCGAGAGCCGCATCGCCTTCTGGGCCCCCGATGGCGACCCCCTGCCCGCGGCGGGGGAGGGCGAAGGCGGCCACGTCGCCGCCCCGGGCCCGCTCACCGTCGTGCGCCCGCACGGCGAGGGGGTCCGCAGCCGGACCGTGCCCGCGCTCACCCTCACCGTGACCGCCGCCCTGCCCCTGCTCGTCCGCGCGGTCCGCAGCCCCGCCGCGCATCCCGCTGCCCGCGCCTGGGGGACCGCGGCCGTCCAGGCGCTCGGCCTCGTGGCGCGGGGCCGCCTGCTGCCGGGCCTGACCCCCGAGGGGATCGACGCCTGGCGGGCCGGACCGCTCGACGCCGGGGACGTCGAGCACCTGCGCGCGGTCGCGGCCGCACTGCCCCACGAGGGGTACGCCACACCGCTGGCCGGCCGCCGCCCGCTCCAGCTGCCCGAACCGGCGGCCCTGGTCCGGGCGTTCCTCGACGCCGTCGCCGACAGCCTGCCCCGCACCCCGGCGGCGCCCTTCGCCGCGGGCCGGCCGTTCGCCGCCCGGGAGCCGCAGCACGTCCCGGGCATGCGGGACTGGGTGGCGCAGGTCGCGTCCGGCGCGGACACCGGAGTCGGGATCTCGCTGCGGCTCGACCTGTCCTCCTTCCGCCTCTTCGACGCGGAGGAGGAGGACGGGGCGGGGCAGGGGGAGGAGATGCGCCGCGCCGGGGCCGCCGTCGTCCAGGTGCACAGCCTCGCCGACCCGACCCTGGTCACGGACGCCTCGATGCTCTGGGCGGGAGCCGCCGCGGCCGGCTTCGGACCCCGCGCCCGGATCGATGCCGTGCTCGCGCTGCGCCGGGCGGCCCGCGTCTGGCCGCCGCTGCTGCGTCTGCTGGACCAGCCGGTCCCCGATGTGCTGGCCCTCTCGGATCCCGAGCTGGAGGACCTGCTCGGCCGCGCCGCGACCCGGCTGGCGGAGGCGGGAGTCCCGGTCCACTGGCCGCGCGACCTGGCCCGTACGCTCACCGCGACCGCGGCCGTGCGGTCCACCGCCCCCGGCTCCGCCACCGACGGCACCGCCTTCTTCGACGCCGATCACCTCTTCGCCTTCTCCTGGGAGCTGGCGCTGGGCGGCGACCGGCTCACCCCGGGGGAGATGGACGCGCTCGCGCAGGCCCACCGCCCCGTGGTGCGGCTGCGCGACCAGTGGGTGCGCGTCGATCCGGAGCTGGTGCGCAAGGCGCGCAAGCGCGAGCTGGGCCTGCTGGACCCGGTGGACGCGCTGGCCGCCGTCCTGTCGGGGACGACCGAGATCGAGGGGGAGCCGGTGGCGGCGGTCCCGGTCGGGGCGCTCGCCGCCCTGCGCGACCGGCTGACCGCGGAGCTGGCCCCGCTGCCCCAGCCGGCCGGGCTCAAGGCCACCCTGCGCGACTACCAGGCCCGCGGTCTGGCCTGGCTGGACCTGATGACCTCGCTCGGCCTCGGCGGCTGCCTCGCCGACGACATGGGGCTGGGCAAGACGGTCACCCTGATCGCCCTGCACCTGCACCGCGACCGCCCCGAGCCGACGCTGGTGGTCTGCCCGGCCTCACTGCTGGGCAACTGGCAGCGGGAGATCGAGAGGTTCGCCCCCGGCACCCCGGTGCGCCGCTTCCACGGCGCGGGCCGCAGCCTGGAGGGACTCGAGGGCGGATTCGTCCTCACCACCTACGGGACGATGCGCGCGGGAGCGGCCCGGCTGGCCGAACAGTCCTGGGGCATGGTCGTCGCCGATGAGGCCCAGCACGTCAAGAACCCGCACTCGGCGACGGCGAAGGCGCTGCGCACGATCCCGTCGCCCGCGCGGGTGGCGCTGACCGGCACCCCGGTGGAGAACAACCTCTCCGAGCTGTGGGCACTCCTCGACTGGACCACGCCGGGCCTGCTCGGTCCGCTGACCGCGTTCCGGGCCCGGCACGCCCGGCCCGTGGAGCACCAGACGGAGGAGGACGGCGGCAACGACGCGGCGGTCGCCCGGCTCGCCGCGCTGGTGCGGCCGTTCCTGCTGCGGCGCAAGAAGTCGGATCCCGGGATCGCGCCCGAGCTGCCGCCGAAGACGGAGACCGACCACCCCGTGTCCCTCACCCGCGAGCAGGTCTCGCTGTACCAGGCCGCGGTCGATGAGGCGATGGCCGTGATCGGCGCGAGCGAGGGCATCGAGCGGCGCGGCATGATCATGAAGCTGCTGGCCTCGCTCAAGCAGATCTGCAACCACCCGGCGCAGTACCTGAAGGAGGAAGAGCCCCGGATCGCGCACCGCTCCGGGAAGCTGGCCCTGCTGGACGAGCTGCTCGACACGATCTTGGCCGAGGGCGGCTCGGTGCTGGTCTTCACGCAGTACGTGACGATGGCCCGCATCATCGAGCGCCATCTGACGGCGCGCGGGATCTCCCACCAACTGCTGCACGGGGGGACGCCGGTGGCCCGCCGCGAGGAGCTCGTGGACCGGTTCCAGGCCGGGGAGTCCCCGGTCTTCCTGCTCTCCTTGAAGGCCGCCGGCACCGGGCTCAACCTGACCCGCGCCGGCCACGTCATCCACTACGACCGCTGGTGGAACCCGGCCGTCGAGGAGCAGGCCACCGACCGCGCCTACCGCATCGGCCAGACCCAGCCCGTCCAGGTCCACCGCATCATCGCCGAAGGCACCGTCGAGGACCGGATCGCCGAGATGCTGGAGGCGAAGCGGGCCCTGGCCGATGCCGTGCTCGGCTCCGGCGAGGCGGCGCTGACCGAGCTGACCGACCGCGAGCTGGCCGACCTCGTCTCCCTGCGCAGGCCCGCGTGA